In a genomic window of Paramicrobacterium chengjingii:
- a CDS encoding mannose-1-phosphate guanylyltransferase, translating into MTSPSGRFYSVIPAGGIGSRLWPLSRADAPKFLHDLTGSGVTLLRATWDRLAPVAGDDRIMVVTGRAHRAAVEAQLPEISDANIVLEADPRDSTVAICLAAAILQHREPDVIVGSFAADHVIRGDRLFRSAVQQAILSADAGYITTIGIRPTEPAIGFGYIKTGAPLSIDETEGVLTVDSFVEKPDIERAKSYVDDGGYLWNAGMFISRADVLLAELASNEPALHDTIIELAAAWDDPTTRGPAVDRLWPTLKKIAIDYSVAEPSAAKGRMAVVPGHFGWDDVGDFASLAKLNSNGRVGDLAILGENARVLADASSGIVVAHSDRVVSLIGVKDIVVVDTPDALLVTTSENAQRVKGVVDALKISGRDDVL; encoded by the coding sequence ATGACAAGTCCTTCAGGACGCTTCTATAGCGTGATCCCCGCCGGCGGCATCGGCTCTCGACTGTGGCCGCTGTCGCGCGCAGACGCCCCGAAGTTTTTGCACGACCTCACGGGCTCTGGCGTGACGCTGCTGCGCGCCACGTGGGATCGTCTTGCGCCCGTCGCCGGCGACGATCGAATCATGGTGGTGACCGGTCGCGCTCATCGCGCTGCCGTGGAAGCCCAGCTTCCCGAGATCAGCGACGCAAACATCGTGCTCGAGGCAGACCCGCGGGACTCCACAGTTGCAATCTGCCTGGCCGCTGCGATTCTGCAGCATCGCGAGCCCGATGTCATCGTCGGATCGTTCGCGGCAGATCACGTCATTCGCGGCGACCGACTTTTCCGCTCTGCAGTACAGCAGGCGATTCTCTCGGCGGATGCCGGATACATCACCACCATCGGCATCCGTCCCACCGAGCCGGCAATCGGCTTCGGCTATATCAAGACGGGGGCACCGCTCTCAATCGATGAGACGGAGGGCGTGCTGACCGTCGACTCGTTCGTTGAGAAGCCCGACATCGAGCGAGCAAAGAGCTATGTCGACGACGGCGGCTATCTCTGGAACGCGGGAATGTTCATCTCGCGTGCCGACGTGCTGCTCGCAGAGTTGGCGAGCAACGAACCCGCACTGCACGACACGATCATCGAACTCGCTGCTGCCTGGGACGACCCGACGACGCGTGGCCCGGCTGTTGATCGCCTGTGGCCGACGCTGAAGAAGATCGCGATCGACTACTCGGTCGCCGAGCCGTCGGCGGCGAAAGGGCGCATGGCCGTTGTTCCCGGCCACTTCGGGTGGGACGATGTGGGGGACTTCGCCTCTCTCGCCAAGCTGAACTCCAACGGACGCGTCGGTGACCTCGCGATCCTCGGAGAGAATGCTCGCGTGCTTGCTGATGCCTCGAGCGGAATCGTCGTCGCGCACAGCGACCGCGTCGTCAGCCTCATCGGCGTGAAAGACATCGTCGTCGTCGATACTCCTGATGCTCTGCTCGTCACGACGAGCGAGAACGCGCAGCGGGTGAAGGGCGTCGTCGACGCCCTGAAGATCTCGGGTCGCGACGACGTTCTTTAG
- the trpS gene encoding tryptophan--tRNA ligase, which produces MTKPRLYSGMQPTNDSLHVGNYIGALVQWRKMQEEYDAFFSVVDLHAISVPQDPKELREKTRRTAAQYIAAGIEPEKSTLYVQSHVPAHAQLAWVLGSITGFGEANRMTQFKDKSSRYGSDATNVALFTYPILMASDILLYQTDAVPVGDDQRQHVELTRTLAERFNSRFGETFVVPEATIPADSARIYDLQEPTSKMSKSGESPQGILWLFDEPKAMQKKIMRAVTDNDGIVAFDREAKPGVSNLMAIYSSLTGATPTQVTAEFDGRGYGDFKKAVAEAVIAELEPVRARALELLDDPAELDRLLAVNAARATEVADATLADVYEKVGFLARR; this is translated from the coding sequence ATGACAAAGCCACGCCTCTATTCGGGCATGCAACCCACGAACGACTCTCTGCACGTCGGTAACTACATCGGCGCTCTCGTGCAGTGGAGAAAAATGCAGGAGGAGTACGACGCGTTCTTCTCTGTCGTCGATCTGCACGCTATCTCTGTTCCGCAAGACCCAAAGGAGCTACGAGAGAAGACGCGTCGAACCGCCGCGCAGTACATCGCGGCCGGCATCGAGCCAGAGAAGTCGACGCTGTATGTACAGTCGCACGTTCCGGCCCACGCCCAGCTGGCGTGGGTGCTCGGAAGCATCACGGGATTCGGTGAAGCCAACCGCATGACGCAGTTCAAAGACAAGTCATCGCGCTACGGCTCCGACGCCACAAACGTCGCTCTCTTCACGTATCCGATCCTGATGGCGTCGGACATTCTGCTGTACCAGACAGACGCCGTGCCCGTCGGCGACGACCAGCGTCAGCACGTCGAGCTCACGCGCACCCTCGCTGAGCGCTTCAACTCACGTTTCGGCGAGACATTCGTCGTTCCCGAGGCGACGATCCCCGCCGACAGCGCACGCATCTACGATCTGCAGGAGCCGACGTCGAAGATGTCGAAATCGGGCGAATCTCCGCAGGGCATCCTGTGGCTGTTCGACGAACCGAAGGCCATGCAGAAGAAGATCATGCGTGCCGTCACCGACAATGACGGCATCGTCGCCTTCGACCGCGAGGCCAAGCCCGGCGTCTCCAACCTCATGGCGATCTACTCGTCTCTCACCGGCGCGACGCCCACGCAGGTGACCGCCGAGTTCGACGGTCGCGGGTACGGCGACTTCAAGAAGGCCGTCGCTGAGGCCGTCATCGCCGAGCTCGAGCCGGTGCGCGCCCGCGCGCTCGAGCTGCTCGATGACCCGGCCGAGCTCGACCGGTTGCTCGCCGTCAATGCTGCCCGCGCCACAGAGGTGGCCGATGCGACCCTTGCCGATGTGTACGAGAAGGTCGGGTTTCTGGCCAGACGATGA
- a CDS encoding succinate dehydrogenase hydrophobic membrane anchor subunit yields the protein MSQTIDAPRTPAYPNRSKGTNWEKWGWIYMRASGVLLVVLIFGHLFVNLMVGDGVHAIDFAFVGGKWSDPFWQIWDGLMLWLALIHGGNGMRTLVNDYARSRGLRGTLKIAILIAVVVLIVLGTLVIFTFNPCPAGAPADLLPSICKGI from the coding sequence ATGTCGCAAACCATTGATGCTCCCCGCACGCCGGCGTATCCGAACCGCTCGAAGGGCACGAACTGGGAGAAGTGGGGCTGGATTTACATGCGCGCCTCTGGCGTGCTTCTCGTCGTGCTGATCTTCGGCCACCTGTTCGTCAACCTCATGGTGGGCGACGGAGTTCACGCCATCGACTTCGCCTTCGTCGGAGGAAAGTGGTCCGATCCGTTCTGGCAGATCTGGGACGGCCTCATGCTGTGGCTCGCGCTCATTCATGGCGGCAACGGCATGCGAACGCTCGTGAACGACTACGCTCGCAGCCGCGGGCTGCGCGGCACCCTCAAGATCGCGATTCTCATCGCCGTCGTCGTGCTGATCGTTCTCGGCACGCTCGTGATCTTCACATTCAATCCGTGCCCTGCCGGCGCTCCTGCCGACCTGCTTCCCTCGATCTGTAAGGGGATTTAA
- the sdhA gene encoding succinate dehydrogenase flavoprotein subunit → MSNTAANSAPADSTIIDGIHYHQFDVVIVGAGGAGMRAAIEAGPGAKTAVISKLYPTRSHTGAAQGGMAAALANVEEDTWEWHTFDTVKGGDYLVDQDAAEILAKEAIDAVIDLENMGLPFNRTPEGKIDQRRFGGHTRDHGKSAVRRACYAADRTGHMILQTLFQNCVKLGINFFNEFYVLDIIMTEVDGEQQPAGVVAYELATGELHVFQSKAMIFATGGFGKIFKTTSNAHTLTGDGVGIVWRKGLPLEDMEFFQFHPTGLAGLGILLTEGARGEGAILRNASGERFMERYAPTIKDLAPRDIVARSMVQEVQEGRGAGPNKDYVLLDCTHLGAEVLETKLPDITEFARTYLGVDPVTEPVPVMPTAHYAMGGIPTNNNAEVLSSNDTVVPGMYAAGECACVSVHGSNRLGTNSLLDINVFGKRAGNNAVEYVKTAEFVPLPEDPAKEVRETLDRIRNGDGPERIGALRKTLQDEMDKNAQVFRTDETLDEVTRTIHDLRTRYMNISIQDHGKRFNTDLLEAVELGFLLDLAEVVVYSARNRKESRGGHMRDDYPKRDDENYMKHTMAYLTGDPHSADASDHIRLDWKPVVITRYEPMERKY, encoded by the coding sequence ATGTCCAACACAGCTGCGAACTCTGCACCTGCCGACTCGACGATCATCGACGGCATCCATTACCACCAGTTCGACGTCGTCATCGTGGGCGCCGGCGGCGCCGGAATGCGCGCCGCTATTGAAGCGGGTCCCGGCGCGAAGACGGCGGTCATCTCGAAGCTCTACCCCACCCGCTCGCACACGGGCGCGGCACAGGGCGGTATGGCTGCAGCTCTCGCGAACGTCGAAGAAGACACCTGGGAGTGGCACACCTTCGACACGGTAAAGGGCGGCGACTACCTCGTCGACCAGGATGCCGCTGAGATTCTCGCGAAAGAGGCAATCGACGCCGTCATCGACCTCGAGAATATGGGCCTGCCGTTCAACCGCACGCCCGAGGGGAAGATCGACCAGCGCCGCTTCGGCGGTCACACCCGCGACCACGGCAAGTCGGCGGTTCGCCGTGCCTGCTATGCGGCAGACCGCACCGGTCACATGATTCTGCAGACGCTGTTTCAGAACTGCGTCAAGCTCGGCATCAACTTCTTCAACGAGTTTTACGTTCTCGACATCATCATGACCGAGGTCGACGGCGAGCAGCAGCCTGCGGGAGTTGTCGCGTATGAACTCGCAACCGGCGAGCTGCACGTGTTCCAGTCGAAGGCGATGATCTTCGCGACGGGCGGATTTGGCAAGATCTTCAAGACGACATCGAATGCGCACACCCTCACGGGCGACGGCGTCGGCATCGTGTGGCGCAAGGGACTCCCCCTCGAGGACATGGAGTTCTTCCAGTTCCACCCGACGGGCCTTGCCGGCCTCGGCATCCTTCTCACCGAGGGAGCTCGAGGCGAGGGAGCAATCCTGCGCAACGCATCGGGCGAACGGTTTATGGAGCGCTACGCCCCCACCATTAAGGACCTTGCGCCGCGCGATATCGTCGCGCGAAGCATGGTTCAAGAGGTGCAGGAAGGCCGCGGGGCCGGCCCCAACAAGGACTACGTGCTTCTTGACTGCACGCACCTGGGGGCCGAGGTACTCGAGACCAAGCTCCCCGACATCACAGAGTTCGCGCGCACCTACCTCGGCGTCGACCCGGTCACCGAACCCGTTCCTGTGATGCCCACAGCGCATTATGCAATGGGTGGCATTCCAACGAACAACAACGCTGAGGTGCTCTCGAGCAACGACACGGTTGTTCCCGGCATGTACGCGGCGGGCGAGTGTGCCTGCGTGTCTGTGCACGGCTCGAACCGGCTCGGAACAAACTCGCTTCTCGACATCAACGTCTTCGGAAAGCGCGCAGGAAACAACGCTGTCGAGTACGTCAAGACTGCCGAGTTCGTTCCGCTGCCCGAGGACCCGGCGAAAGAAGTGCGCGAGACACTCGATCGCATTCGCAACGGCGACGGGCCCGAGCGCATCGGCGCCCTGCGTAAGACGCTGCAGGACGAGATGGACAAGAACGCCCAGGTGTTCCGCACAGACGAGACTCTCGATGAGGTGACGCGGACGATCCACGATCTGCGCACCCGGTACATGAACATCTCGATCCAAGACCACGGCAAGCGGTTCAACACCGACCTGCTCGAAGCCGTTGAGCTGGGGTTCCTGCTCGACCTCGCCGAAGTCGTCGTGTATTCGGCCCGCAACCGCAAGGAGTCGCGCGGCGGTCACATGCGCGACGATTACCCCAAGCGCGACGACGAAAACTATATGAAGCACACAATGGCATATCTCACGGGTGACCCGCACTCGGCGGATGCTTCCGACCACATCCGTTTGGATTGGAAACCCGTCGTGATCACTCGTTACGAGCCGATGGAGAGGAAGTACTAG
- a CDS encoding succinate dehydrogenase iron-sulfur subunit: protein MAQVVEEAPVSSDPTQTFTVTLIIRRFDPDADTEPHWEDFDVEMLPTERVLDALHKIKWETDGSLTFRRSCAHGICGSDAMRINGRNRLACKTLIKDLDISKPIYVEAIKGLPLEKDLVVDMEPFFESYREVQPFLVANSKPGAGKERTQSVADRAIFDDTTKCILCAACTSSCPVFWTDGQYFGPAAIVNAHRFIFDSRDDNAQVRLDILNDKEGVWRCRTTFNCTEACPRGIQVTKAIAEVKQAIMRGKA, encoded by the coding sequence ATGGCGCAGGTGGTGGAAGAAGCACCGGTGTCAAGCGACCCGACGCAGACCTTTACAGTGACGCTGATCATTCGTCGTTTCGACCCGGATGCTGACACGGAACCGCATTGGGAAGACTTCGACGTCGAAATGCTCCCGACGGAGCGCGTGCTCGACGCCCTGCACAAGATCAAATGGGAGACTGACGGCTCGCTGACGTTCCGCCGTTCGTGCGCACACGGCATCTGCGGGTCGGATGCCATGCGCATCAACGGGCGCAACCGTCTCGCATGCAAGACGCTCATCAAGGACCTCGACATTTCGAAGCCCATCTACGTTGAGGCGATTAAGGGCCTGCCGCTCGAGAAAGACCTCGTCGTCGACATGGAGCCCTTCTTCGAGTCGTACCGCGAGGTGCAGCCGTTTCTCGTCGCCAACAGCAAGCCGGGTGCAGGCAAGGAGCGCACGCAGTCCGTTGCCGACCGCGCGATCTTCGACGACACGACAAAGTGTATTCTCTGTGCAGCATGCACGTCATCGTGCCCCGTCTTCTGGACTGACGGGCAGTACTTTGGCCCGGCGGCGATCGTCAACGCTCACCGTTTCATCTTCGACTCTCGCGATGACAACGCGCAGGTGCGCCTCGACATCCTCAACGACAAAGAGGGAGTCTGGCGTTGCCGCACGACCTTCAACTGCACCGAGGCGTGCCCCCGTGGCATCCAGGTGACCAAGGCAATCGCCGAGGTCAAGCAGGCGATCATGCGCGGCAAGGCATAG
- a CDS encoding YihY/virulence factor BrkB family protein — translation MATLFPSREPDVHTPGETRGAGRPGSPWLVRPVDTVNRIGTRLSRNRVYRVVQHYLWEDGNLMAAGMSFYAVFAVFAGLAVGFTITGVWLSSNDALVASLIEIINSTVPGLIGPQSSDALISPEALFNTTLYGWWGAVLLIGLSWTATGWMFYTRQAVRAIFQVPRDSRNFFVKKLWDLGMAFGIGLLLIVSASVSIVGTQLLVWLGDLLGLGPHSFFVGAGGSILGILISLLINVVSLTVLFRVLSRLPIPWRALSTGVLLGSTILAGLSVASGLVLDSASRNPLLVGFTVFVALLLWFNLVSRVILLSASWISVQLADNDVTLHTPTDDERREAVEHARRIVAAADVREARERFDNARGFFARARARRHLKKVIDTVRR, via the coding sequence GTGGCAACCCTGTTTCCCTCCCGCGAACCTGACGTTCATACGCCGGGTGAGACGCGGGGTGCTGGCAGACCAGGTAGCCCGTGGCTCGTGAGACCCGTCGACACGGTAAATCGCATCGGAACGCGACTGTCGCGCAATCGCGTCTACCGCGTCGTGCAGCACTACCTGTGGGAGGACGGCAACCTCATGGCTGCGGGCATGAGCTTCTACGCCGTCTTCGCCGTCTTCGCAGGTCTGGCAGTCGGGTTCACAATCACCGGCGTGTGGCTGTCGAGCAACGATGCTCTCGTCGCCTCGCTGATTGAGATCATCAATTCGACGGTTCCCGGTCTCATCGGCCCACAGAGTTCCGATGCTCTGATCAGCCCCGAGGCACTGTTCAACACGACCCTGTACGGATGGTGGGGAGCCGTCTTACTGATCGGGCTGTCGTGGACGGCGACGGGATGGATGTTCTACACCCGCCAAGCCGTACGTGCCATCTTCCAGGTGCCGCGAGACTCGCGGAACTTCTTCGTCAAGAAGCTCTGGGATCTCGGCATGGCGTTCGGCATCGGACTGCTTCTTATCGTCTCCGCCTCCGTCAGCATCGTCGGAACGCAGCTTCTTGTGTGGCTCGGCGACCTGCTCGGGCTTGGCCCCCACTCGTTCTTCGTCGGAGCTGGCGGCTCCATTCTCGGCATCCTGATCTCGCTACTCATCAATGTCGTGTCACTCACCGTGCTGTTCCGTGTGCTGTCGCGATTGCCGATCCCTTGGCGCGCGCTGTCGACAGGCGTGTTGCTTGGCAGCACCATTCTCGCCGGGCTTTCCGTCGCCAGTGGTCTCGTTCTTGATAGCGCAAGCCGCAACCCGCTACTCGTCGGATTCACCGTGTTCGTCGCGCTTCTGCTTTGGTTCAACCTCGTGAGCAGGGTGATTTTGCTGTCGGCGTCGTGGATCTCCGTTCAGCTGGCCGACAACGACGTCACGCTGCACACGCCGACAGACGACGAACGCCGCGAAGCTGTCGAGCATGCACGGCGCATCGTCGCCGCAGCCGACGTTCGCGAGGCACGCGAACGGTTCGACAACGCACGGGGGTTCTTTGCACGGGCACGCGCACGCCGTCATCTGAAGAAGGTCATCGACACTGTGCGGCGGTGA
- a CDS encoding FHA domain-containing protein, whose product MAVSLRYVSSASPVSLVIATDRTLIALDPGADPRLVEHLWQQVSDGADFESLVGIMPAESAGRPLSFVLIGDIVERADGASLMALVNGPTGFDVAAAGAPQHIAPSGSSPWLRTSLQHVTHVAIGAQTDAATPQLPLAAGVVAVSRVDVSIGHAERETASDAPSSHESSSSVLLDAHADAHDGQTVARVPGSVVVTGPVRLANVPHTPPTKMFGYRVNGGQAFGLDLPHRFGRSPRVASGGDARLVPLLSPTKTVSATHLDVRQVGDAVVVSDLGSTNGTSIIEPGAQWRRLAAGESVAVPAGTFIDLGDGNVIEVMPGVPLA is encoded by the coding sequence GTGGCTGTCAGCCTGCGCTATGTGTCATCGGCATCCCCCGTTTCTCTCGTGATTGCCACAGACCGTACTCTCATCGCTCTTGACCCCGGTGCTGATCCGCGCCTTGTCGAACATCTGTGGCAACAGGTCAGCGATGGCGCGGATTTTGAATCGCTCGTGGGAATCATGCCCGCGGAGTCCGCAGGGCGCCCTCTCTCGTTCGTATTGATCGGCGACATCGTTGAGCGTGCGGATGGTGCCTCGCTCATGGCCCTAGTCAATGGACCCACCGGCTTCGACGTCGCTGCGGCTGGAGCGCCCCAGCACATTGCACCGAGCGGCAGCTCGCCCTGGCTGCGCACCAGTCTGCAGCACGTGACGCACGTGGCCATCGGTGCGCAAACGGACGCTGCCACACCGCAGCTGCCCCTCGCCGCGGGAGTTGTGGCGGTGTCACGCGTCGACGTGTCGATCGGGCACGCGGAGCGGGAGACAGCATCCGACGCTCCATCGAGCCACGAGAGCTCCTCATCTGTGCTGCTCGACGCGCACGCAGATGCACATGACGGTCAGACCGTTGCCCGAGTTCCCGGATCAGTCGTAGTGACGGGCCCCGTTCGACTGGCGAATGTTCCCCACACCCCGCCGACGAAGATGTTCGGGTACCGGGTCAATGGCGGTCAGGCGTTCGGGCTCGATCTGCCGCACCGGTTCGGGCGCAGCCCACGTGTCGCGTCGGGCGGAGATGCGCGACTTGTGCCACTGTTGTCCCCGACGAAGACGGTGTCTGCGACTCACCTCGACGTACGGCAGGTGGGCGACGCCGTCGTTGTCTCTGATCTGGGCTCGACAAATGGCACGTCGATCATCGAGCCTGGCGCCCAGTGGCGCCGCCTGGCTGCGGGGGAGTCTGTCGCCGTTCCCGCCGGCACCTTTATCGATCTCGGGGACGGCAACGTCATTGAGGTTATGCCTGGCGTTCCCCTCGCCTAG
- a CDS encoding exodeoxyribonuclease III, with translation MANQTPFRIASVNVNGIRAAYRKGMGEWLADRGVDVLALQEVRAQDEHVEQLLGDGWHILHDEATAKGRAGVAIASRLAPTAHRTALGADDFDSAGRWLEADFEVGGRPLTIVSCYVHSGEVGSPKQVEKYTFLDAMTTRLAELSQHSDLALVVGDLNVGHRELDIKNWKGNRKNSGFLPEERAYFDRFFGPQGEIVEGVDGTKAPGLGWVDVGRQWAGDVDGPYTWWSQRGQAFDNDTGWRIDYHAATPALASTVKNYAIDRAASYDTRWSDHSAVVVDYAI, from the coding sequence ATGGCGAATCAGACCCCATTCCGCATCGCATCCGTCAATGTCAACGGCATCCGTGCCGCGTATCGCAAGGGAATGGGCGAGTGGCTCGCCGACCGAGGCGTCGATGTTCTCGCACTGCAGGAAGTGCGCGCGCAAGACGAGCACGTCGAACAGCTGCTCGGCGACGGCTGGCACATTCTGCACGACGAGGCGACCGCTAAGGGCCGCGCCGGAGTTGCCATCGCCAGCAGACTCGCACCAACGGCGCATCGCACCGCACTCGGTGCCGACGACTTCGACAGCGCAGGGCGCTGGCTTGAAGCCGACTTCGAGGTCGGCGGGCGACCACTCACCATCGTCTCGTGCTACGTGCATTCCGGCGAGGTCGGCTCGCCGAAACAGGTAGAGAAGTACACGTTTCTCGACGCCATGACGACGCGGCTTGCCGAGCTGTCGCAGCACTCTGACTTGGCGCTTGTCGTGGGCGACCTCAACGTCGGTCACCGCGAACTCGACATTAAGAACTGGAAGGGAAACCGCAAGAATTCCGGGTTCCTCCCCGAGGAGCGCGCGTACTTCGACCGGTTCTTCGGGCCACAGGGCGAAATCGTTGAAGGCGTCGACGGAACGAAGGCGCCCGGACTCGGCTGGGTTGATGTCGGTCGCCAGTGGGCCGGCGACGTCGACGGACCATACACCTGGTGGTCGCAGCGCGGTCAGGCATTCGACAACGACACGGGCTGGCGCATCGACTATCACGCGGCAACCCCCGCTCTCGCGAGCACGGTGAAGAATTACGCGATCGATCGCGCAGCTTCGTATGACACGCGATGGTCCGACCACTCGGCCGTTGTCGTCGACTACGCCATCTGA
- a CDS encoding TetR/AcrR family transcriptional regulator, whose product MAGKALEATRLRVSEACCAIYIAHKTTDLTVAEIAREAEVAERSFYRYFPIKAESVGPVFDWTTRTFNEAVAAAPRDVPLQSVLRDGYRAMLGGDVADRTRNLFPLVFADAEMWSVFLRKVHDGERSLAPILASRLGIVTDSVFARTVAAAVASATRISLEEMITTGEDPEQIFLESLEAFSTGDLIER is encoded by the coding sequence ATGGCTGGCAAGGCGCTTGAGGCAACTCGATTACGTGTATCTGAGGCGTGTTGCGCAATTTACATCGCGCACAAGACCACAGATCTCACCGTTGCTGAGATCGCGCGGGAAGCCGAGGTTGCCGAGAGAAGTTTCTACCGCTACTTTCCGATCAAGGCTGAGAGCGTCGGTCCGGTTTTCGACTGGACAACGCGCACTTTCAATGAGGCGGTTGCCGCTGCCCCACGGGACGTTCCACTTCAATCCGTCTTGCGCGACGGATACCGTGCGATGCTCGGAGGAGACGTCGCCGATCGAACTCGCAATCTTTTTCCTCTCGTGTTCGCGGATGCCGAGATGTGGTCGGTCTTCCTTCGCAAGGTGCACGACGGCGAACGCTCGCTTGCGCCGATTCTGGCGTCTCGGCTCGGCATCGTGACGGATTCCGTCTTTGCCCGGACCGTGGCGGCCGCAGTTGCCAGTGCAACGCGCATCTCGCTTGAAGAGATGATCACGACGGGCGAGGATCCCGAGCAGATATTTCTTGAGTCCCTCGAAGCCTTTTCAACAGGAGACCTCATCGAGAGATGA
- a CDS encoding HAD family hydrolase, whose translation MTRYALALFDLDDTLLDHRGAVVRGIRSHLDSLGPPYTDADIDGVSLWHDLEDAHYHRYLTGELTFAEQRRARALAFAAAHGVTLADHDADAWFDSYFVHYRDSWRLFDDALPCLDAVTSAGAKRGVITNGDPDFQRVKFERTGLTDRFEHVIASGAVGVSKPDPAIFRLACERFGVQPSEALYVGDRLMTDAVGAARAGLTGVWLNRFGDDLPEGAIGHGSGTDAAPESLAADNGVITVSSLEELGALM comes from the coding sequence ATGACGCGTTACGCTCTCGCGCTCTTCGACCTCGACGACACGCTCCTCGACCATCGCGGAGCGGTGGTTCGCGGCATCCGGTCGCACCTGGACTCACTCGGCCCGCCATACACCGACGCCGACATTGACGGCGTATCGCTCTGGCACGACCTCGAAGACGCCCACTACCACCGGTACCTCACCGGTGAGTTGACGTTCGCTGAGCAACGTCGCGCGCGTGCTCTCGCGTTCGCGGCGGCACACGGTGTCACCCTGGCTGACCACGACGCCGATGCCTGGTTCGACAGTTATTTCGTGCACTATCGCGATAGTTGGCGGCTTTTTGATGATGCGCTCCCCTGCCTCGATGCCGTGACCTCAGCGGGAGCGAAGCGTGGCGTGATCACCAACGGCGACCCCGATTTTCAACGGGTGAAGTTTGAGCGCACGGGCCTGACTGACCGTTTCGAGCATGTCATCGCTTCGGGAGCCGTTGGGGTGTCTAAACCGGATCCCGCGATCTTCCGTCTCGCCTGCGAACGCTTCGGCGTCCAACCGTCCGAGGCACTCTATGTGGGCGACAGGCTGATGACGGATGCCGTCGGCGCTGCGCGCGCCGGTCTCACCGGCGTGTGGCTCAATCGCTTCGGAGACGACCTTCCCGAGGGCGCGATCGGACACGGAAGCGGAACGGATGCTGCACCCGAGAGCCTCGCCGCCGATAACGGCGTGATCACGGTGTCGTCGCTCGAAGAGCTTGGGGCGCTGATGTGA
- the sdhC gene encoding succinate dehydrogenase, cytochrome b556 subunit produces the protein MWSWVLHRITGVAIFFFLLVHILDTALVRVSPEAYNAVIGTYQTPIMGLGEVALVGAIAYHAFNGIRIILIDLWKKGPTYQRAMFYIVIVVWVITMLAFVPRHLMNVFGH, from the coding sequence ATGTGGTCGTGGGTTCTGCACCGTATCACCGGTGTTGCCATCTTCTTCTTCCTCCTCGTGCACATTCTCGACACTGCCCTCGTGCGTGTCTCGCCCGAGGCTTACAACGCCGTCATCGGCACATACCAGACCCCGATCATGGGGCTCGGTGAGGTCGCTCTCGTTGGCGCCATCGCGTACCACGCCTTCAACGGCATCCGGATCATTTTGATTGATCTGTGGAAGAAGGGACCCACCTATCAGCGGGCGATGTTCTACATCGTCATTGTCGTGTGGGTCATCACCATGCTCGCTTTCGTGCCGAGGCACCTGATGAACGTCTTCGGACACTGA